The DNA region cccctcctttGACCTCCAGGCACTCGTGGCACCGCTTCCCGATCAGGTAGGTGGCCTCGATGAGGTTCAGCACCACGCAGACGCAGGTGGTGACCACCATGAAGAGGGTGAAGATGTTCTTCTCGGTGGGCCGGGAGATGAAGCAGTCCACAATGTtggggcagggctgcagctcacaCTTCACCAGCCGGGGCAGGGTGTAGTTCCTGTAGAGGCGGAAGAAGACGTAGAGGAAAACCAGATCCACGCCGGCCTTGAAGATGAGGCTGAGCAGATACGTCCACCAGAGCCCGCCCCGCTTCTTGCCGGGGTTGGGGTAGATGCGGCGATAATTGTCCCCTTGGATCTCACGGAGCCTCTCCTCCTTGGCCTCCCTGTAGGCCACGTGCATGAGCACCAGGAGGGACGGGCAGGTCACCAGGAtgagctgcagggcccagaggcggATGTGGGAGACGGGGAAGAAGTGGTCAAAGCAGACGTTGGTGCAGCCCGGCTGCCGCGTGTTGCACTCGAAGTCCTTGTGGTCATCGCTCCAGACCTTCTCGGCTGCCACCAGGTAAACCAGCAGGCGGAAGATGAAGACCAGGGAGAGCCAGATGCGGCCGAAGGCTGTGGAGTAGACATTGACAGCGCGGAGCAGCCCCTCGAACCACCCCCAGTTCATGGCTCCTCGATCCTCTTAGGCAGCCTGGGGAGAGAGAAGATACCGTGACACTGAAGTGTGGGTGCTGTGGGACAGAGGGAGAGAAACAGCAAGAGAGAAACAACAACAACTCTCACAGCGGCTTGTGAGAAGTTTTAAGGAGCTAGAAAGATGAGATAACATGTTAACTATAAACAATTTGCAAGTTGTGTTTCtctactttatttttctgttcctctcaaaGACAGTGCGTAAAGAAAGATGTTTCTGTTAGTTAGCCAATAGAATAAAATCTATCATACCACTCTTTTAAATAAAGCCTTCTTTGCCTATTCTACAATCCTGCCTCTCACCTCGGCACAAGAGTGACACTAAAGCAGCAGCAAAAGGAGCTCCTGTGTGCCTCAAagcactgagccctgctcctggggcCACCTCTG from Melospiza melodia melodia isolate bMelMel2 chromosome 27, bMelMel2.pri, whole genome shotgun sequence includes:
- the LOC134429882 gene encoding gap junction beta-5 protein-like translates to MNWGWFEGLLRAVNVYSTAFGRIWLSLVFIFRLLVYLVAAEKVWSDDHKDFECNTRQPGCTNVCFDHFFPVSHIRLWALQLILVTCPSLLVLMHVAYREAKEERLREIQGDNYRRIYPNPGKKRGGLWWTYLLSLIFKAGVDLVFLYVFFRLYRNYTLPRLVKCELQPCPNIVDCFISRPTEKNIFTLFMVVTTCVCVVLNLIEATYLIGKRCHECLEVKGGDSRRNSHDCPMSCANPMGTGGQGFHGADYKPPTATTPLTASCPSVLPKDEAGS